In Leishmania donovani BPK282A1 complete genome, chromosome 18, a genomic segment contains:
- a CDS encoding prolyl-tRNA synthetase, putative: MRGGRLLGPPHACFSLLSNSVSCLSSSRASHRSITRNLGVRHHLPSSSPRTPSYSTSPVTPVTPTRGYSGTKIHTQNKSPPASSLPHMSIEDCRGFHEVKALLQELGLDIPIVHHDEKATVEEVLDLLHKMGIHAAGTKTLFLKSKKGELVMATAFKSTPTDLKFIQKVTNTKDLRFASSEVLQECLAVVQGCVTPFALINNIEKRPITLLIDRSLEASTLPLAFCLCRNDYTAVITFEELKKYLEKLGHAYKLVDFGAASADAAVTGGAAAPAPKPKKAPADAAAAAAAPASAQSGETKLGIAAKREENFSAWYIDVITKAEMIEYYDVSGCYIIRPWAYYVWKCVQRFLGGKIEKLGVE, translated from the coding sequence ATGCGTGGTGGACGGCTCTTGGGCCCACCTCACGCGTGCTTTTCTCTGTTAAGTAACTCTGTGTCTTGCCTATCCTCCAGTCGGGCTTCGCATCGATCGATCACGCGCAACTTGGGCGTACGACATCACctgccgtcgtcttcgcctCGAACGCCGAGTTACTCGACAAGTCCCGTGACCCCTgtgacgccgacgcgcggTTACAGTGGTACTAAGATACACACGCAAAATAAATCGCCACCAGCTTCTTCTCTGCCTCACATGTCCATCGAGGACTGCCGCGGCTTTCATGAGGTAAAGGCCCTTCTCCAAGAGCTGGGACTCGACATTCCGATCGTGCACCATGACGAGAAGGCCACcgtcgaggaggtgctggaccTCCTGCACAAAATGGGCATCCACGCTGCGGGCACCAAGACGCTCTTCCTCAAGAGCAAGAAGGGCGAACTggtgatggcgacggcgttcAAGTCCACCCCGACGGACCTCAAGTTCATTCAGAAGGTCACCAACACCAAGGACCTCCGCTTTGCTTCcagcgaggtgctgcaggagtgcctcgccgtcgtgcaGGGCTGCGTCACACCGTTTGCCCTCATCAACAATATCGAGAAGCGTCCCATTACGCTCCTCATAGACCGCTCCCTGGAGGCCagcacgctgccgctcgccttCTGCCTGTGCCGTAACGATTACACTGCCGTCATAACCTTCGAGGAGCTCAAGAAGTACCTCGAGAAGCTCGGGCATGCGTACAAGCTGGTGGACTTTGGTGCGGCTTCGGCGGACGCTGCGGTgacgggcggcgctgctgctcctgctccgaagccgaagaaggcgcccgcggacgctgctgctgctgctgctgcgcctgcgtctgCACAGTCTGGCGAGACGAAGCTGGGCATcgcggcgaagcgcgagGAGAACTTCTCTGCGTGGTACATTGATGTGATCACGAAGGCGGAGATGATCGAGTACTACGACGTGTCCGGGTGCTACATTATTCGTCCGTGGGCGTACTACGTGTGGAAGTGCGTGCAGCGCTTCCTTGGTGGGAAGATCGAGAAGCTTGGCGTGGAG
- a CDS encoding prolyl-tRNA synthetase, putative → MSAKDCRGEPELLALLKELNIELPTISHGEMHTVEEANKELGRFGTPCVGTKNMFLKSRKGELVLLTAVHTTKTDMHAIEKAAGTKNLRFAPAEILSDNLAVVQGCVTPFALINNIEKRNVTVLLDKNLKESPIPFVLHPCRNDKSSLVVFEQLERFLEKLGYAYKLVDFGAASADAAVTGGAAAPAPKPKKAPADAAAAAAAPASAQSGETKLGIAAKREENFS, encoded by the coding sequence ATGTCCGCGAAGGACTGCAGGGGAGagccggagctgctggcgctgttGAAGGAGCTCAACATTGAGCTGCCCACTATCTCGCATGGGGAGATGCACACGGTAGAAGAGGCGAATAAGGAGCTGGGCCGCTTTGGCACTCCTTGTGTGGGCACCAAGAACATGTTCCTCAAGAGCAGGAAGGGCGAGCTGGTACTGCTCACAGCGGTACACACGACCAAGACGGACATGCATGCAATCGAGAAGGCGGCCGGAACCAAGAATCTCCGGTTTGCCCCGGCAGAGATCCTCAGCGACAATCTCGCCGTCGTGCAGGGCTGCGTCACACCGTTTGCCCTCATCAACAATATCGAGAAGCGCAACGTCACAGTGCTCTTGGATAAGAACCTGAAGGAGAGCCCCATCCCCTTCGTGCTACACCCCTGCCGCAACGATAAGAGCTCTCTCGTTGTCTTTGAGCAACTGGAGCGTTTCCTGGAGAAGCTCGGGTATGCGTACAAGCTGGTGGACTTTGGTGCGGCTTCGGCGGACGCTGCGGTgacgggcggcgctgctgctcctgctccgaagccgaagaaggcgcccgcggacgctgctgctgctgctgctgcgcctgcgtctgCACAGTCTGGCGAGACGAAGCTGGGCATcgcggcgaagcgcgagGAGAACTTCTCT